The Solibacillus sp. FSL R7-0682 genome includes a window with the following:
- a CDS encoding RNA polymerase sigma factor, which yields MEEIIEQYGEYLYHFSYLYVKDRQLAEEITQDVLMKYLLHKDDFRRDASLKTYITRIAINCCHDEIRKIKRKSLISKLLPLGRSEPSVEQSYLSNEAYTTLKESVFALPVHYREVIILFYYEEFDVSEIASLLNVSQNTVRTRIRRARELLKKDHELEAIFYEGI from the coding sequence TTGGAAGAAATCATAGAGCAATACGGGGAATATTTATATCATTTTAGTTATTTATATGTAAAGGATCGTCAACTTGCAGAGGAAATTACGCAAGACGTGCTAATGAAATATTTGTTACATAAAGATGACTTTCGTAGAGATGCATCATTAAAAACATATATAACCCGTATTGCAATTAATTGCTGTCATGATGAGATACGAAAAATAAAACGTAAATCGCTTATTTCAAAATTATTACCGTTGGGTAGAAGTGAACCTTCCGTTGAGCAATCGTATTTATCAAATGAAGCTTATACGACTTTAAAGGAAAGTGTTTTTGCGTTGCCAGTGCATTACCGTGAAGTAATTATTTTATTTTATTATGAAGAGTTTGATGTGTCCGAAATTGCTAGTTTATTAAATGTATCACAAAATACCGTACGTACAAGGATTCGTAGAGCAAGAGAACTGTTGAAAAAAGATCACGAACTGGAGGCGATATTTTATGAAGGAATTTAA
- a CDS encoding diguanylate cyclase, giving the protein MIEIQLSKEQQQQLHARLTIENIARLKVCVWIVILLGGVVLRDGPFLQYYALIYILLLSISAIILFVIYKISKIRDGNKQIKYYFNILRVYYAFLLIWGVAVTIMDQRTFGNVTVYLTNLMIVTLFFVVSPKQYIIVHTIPVVSLFLGIFFIQENVAMAIEHFINITVFIIFCMIGSRMIYANYCKGFNQKMQLSIKNEELAILATVDYLTQVNNVLGMKQYIEEQNKKPHDNITVMLFDIDSFKLYNDHYGHLAGDDVLKNVALAVKKVLLHDHYIARVGGEEFIIIAYDLSNHEASQLAEKVRFEVEKLKLEHTQSKTSPYITISLGYVTEQVSPNHSFSSLHQKADEALYRVKENGRNQTQGYMAMYN; this is encoded by the coding sequence TTGATAGAAATTCAATTGTCAAAAGAACAGCAACAACAACTCCATGCAAGGTTAACGATTGAAAACATTGCTCGACTAAAAGTGTGTGTATGGATTGTCATTTTATTAGGGGGAGTTGTGTTACGAGATGGACCATTTCTCCAATATTATGCTTTAATATATATTTTGTTATTATCAATTTCTGCAATAATTTTATTTGTTATTTACAAAATTTCAAAAATACGAGACGGGAATAAGCAAATAAAATATTATTTCAATATATTGAGAGTTTATTACGCTTTTTTATTAATATGGGGTGTTGCGGTTACGATTATGGATCAACGAACATTTGGAAACGTAACCGTTTATTTAACCAATTTGATGATTGTTACATTATTCTTTGTTGTAAGTCCGAAACAATACATAATTGTTCATACTATACCAGTAGTCTCACTATTTCTTGGCATTTTCTTTATTCAAGAAAACGTTGCTATGGCGATAGAACATTTTATAAATATAACGGTATTTATTATTTTTTGTATGATAGGTTCGCGCATGATCTATGCGAATTATTGTAAAGGATTTAATCAGAAAATGCAGCTTAGTATAAAAAATGAGGAGCTTGCTATATTAGCGACAGTTGATTATTTAACACAAGTTAATAATGTTCTAGGTATGAAGCAATATATAGAAGAGCAAAATAAAAAACCGCATGACAATATAACGGTGATGCTGTTCGATATTGATTCTTTTAAGTTATACAACGACCATTACGGGCATTTAGCTGGCGATGATGTATTAAAAAATGTTGCATTAGCAGTTAAGAAGGTCTTATTACATGACCATTATATTGCGCGAGTTGGTGGTGAGGAATTCATCATCATCGCTTATGATTTATCTAATCATGAAGCGAGTCAATTAGCAGAAAAAGTTCGTTTTGAAGTTGAAAAGCTTAAATTAGAACATACTCAATCAAAGACATCTCCTTATATTACGATAAGTTTGGGCTACGTAACAGAGCAAGTATCTCCCAATCATTCCTTTAGTTCATTACATCAAAAAGCAGATGAAGCATTATATCGGGTAAAGGAGAATGGTCGAAATCAGACACAGGGCTATATGGCCATGTATAATTAA
- a CDS encoding TetR/AcrR family transcriptional regulator, translating into MEERRIRRTKNAFKMHFIALVKQKGYQAVTVTDIVDRADYNRSTFYVYYLDKEDLAQQLLEEMMHLLKKSFREPFQVNTEVPYQKIENRNHNTFFNHLYEHRHFYELLVVSDTLPQLNERFLEQFKGLFSSMLFLDEQKNIITVNHYNEYKMYGSYGVILEWIKRGFSEKPEQISATLLSIFKTTASSFRFI; encoded by the coding sequence TTGGAAGAACGGAGAATACGTCGCACAAAAAACGCTTTTAAAATGCACTTTATTGCACTAGTAAAACAAAAGGGCTATCAGGCAGTAACGGTTACTGATATTGTAGACCGTGCAGATTATAACCGTAGCACCTTCTATGTATATTATTTAGATAAAGAAGACTTAGCACAGCAACTATTAGAGGAAATGATGCACCTTTTAAAAAAATCGTTTCGAGAACCTTTTCAAGTAAATACGGAAGTCCCATATCAAAAAATTGAGAACCGAAATCATAATACATTTTTCAACCATCTATATGAACATCGGCATTTCTATGAATTACTTGTTGTTTCAGATACATTACCACAATTAAATGAACGATTTTTAGAACAATTTAAAGGACTTTTTTCTAGTATGCTATTTCTTGATGAACAAAAAAATATCATTACAGTGAACCACTATAATGAATATAAAATGTATGGATCGTATGGTGTTATTTTAGAATGGATCAAACGGGGGTTTTCCGAAAAACCGGAACAAATATCAGCAACTTTACTATCGATTTTTAAAACGACCGCGAGTTCATTTCGTTTTATTTAA
- the proC gene encoding pyrroline-5-carboxylate reductase produces MKYGFIGLGNMASAIIQGMISSSDFNAEDIYGINRSPQKTEALVNQYGIQSSPSLEQLIKDVDVIIIAVKPQMFDDVLPTIKEHLNKNQIVISIAAGKSLDYLHEHLGSNNTIFRVMPNINATIGASTSCYSTIATDSDQKALIEQLFATVGTIVELPENLFSIFTTIGCASPAFTYLYIDSLARAAVREGMPKQMALEIAASSVLGSAKMVLQSESHPWALIDQVCSPGGTTIQGVTSLQVNHFESTIYEAVDAVTNKDALLQKETVK; encoded by the coding sequence ATGAAATATGGATTTATAGGTTTAGGGAATATGGCGAGTGCCATTATTCAAGGCATGATTTCGAGCAGTGATTTTAACGCTGAGGACATTTATGGCATTAATCGTTCTCCTCAAAAAACAGAGGCTCTTGTAAATCAATATGGTATTCAATCGTCCCCTTCACTTGAGCAATTAATAAAAGATGTAGATGTTATCATTATCGCAGTAAAACCTCAAATGTTTGATGATGTTCTCCCAACAATTAAAGAGCATTTAAATAAGAATCAAATTGTTATTTCGATTGCGGCAGGTAAATCACTAGACTATTTACATGAGCATCTTGGTTCAAATAATACGATTTTTAGAGTAATGCCGAATATTAACGCAACGATTGGCGCATCGACAAGCTGCTACTCAACAATTGCTACAGACAGCGATCAAAAAGCATTAATAGAACAGCTTTTTGCAACGGTCGGAACAATTGTCGAGCTTCCAGAAAATCTATTTTCTATTTTCACAACAATCGGCTGTGCTTCCCCTGCTTTTACGTATCTTTATATAGATTCACTTGCACGGGCAGCTGTTCGCGAAGGAATGCCTAAGCAAATGGCCCTTGAGATTGCTGCGAGCTCTGTTTTAGGAAGTGCAAAAATGGTTTTACAATCTGAATCTCATCCTTGGGCATTAATTGACCAAGTATGTTCCCCAGGAGGTACAACAATCCAAGGTGTTACCTCGTTACAGGTTAATCATTTTGAAAGTACAATATATGAGGCAGTTGATGCAGTAACAAACAAGGATGCGTTACTTCAAAAAGAAACGGTGAAATAA
- a CDS encoding tetratricopeptide repeat protein — protein MMKKRNLKRHGNVVLFPGTIERMLEEARLLAENYQYQEANALFEKAFELTEGDEISLSVYAYSLYELKNYERAKEVCEKLLMNGPSAYFEVMELYLTVCMQLRQFKQVEKIIESLLDEEVIPSDQLEKFHRLKKLNAEIAQNQNTQLNNEIIEEDEALQVELDASHFLQLPLQQQLMRIHEITEINIRPYINEVKEIIEHDSVHPFIQSLLLILLVEQEVHLPITVSKFDQVKEINPAELDLPTKLVQFSVISNILLEQLEHEPSTLEFVQHLIAKHAIVLYPFEWLHFDSEDVAISYIDFVKMMFGEVKEMDYEIVEFLQNLEKITDLQE, from the coding sequence ATGATGAAAAAAAGGAATTTAAAACGGCATGGGAATGTAGTATTGTTTCCAGGAACTATTGAACGCATGTTAGAGGAAGCAAGATTATTAGCTGAAAATTATCAATATCAAGAAGCGAATGCTTTGTTTGAAAAAGCGTTTGAATTAACTGAAGGGGACGAAATATCATTAAGTGTTTATGCATATTCGCTATATGAGCTGAAAAACTATGAGCGAGCGAAAGAGGTTTGTGAAAAGTTACTAATGAATGGACCAAGTGCGTATTTTGAAGTAATGGAATTATATTTAACGGTTTGTATGCAACTGCGGCAATTTAAACAAGTAGAAAAAATTATTGAATCGTTATTAGATGAAGAAGTAATTCCATCCGATCAACTAGAAAAATTTCACCGATTAAAAAAGCTAAATGCAGAAATTGCCCAAAACCAAAATACCCAGTTAAATAATGAAATCATTGAAGAAGATGAAGCGTTACAAGTTGAACTGGATGCAAGCCATTTTTTACAATTACCTTTACAGCAACAGTTAATGCGCATTCACGAAATAACAGAAATAAATATTCGGCCTTATATTAATGAGGTGAAAGAAATTATTGAACATGATTCGGTTCACCCATTTATACAAAGTTTATTACTAATATTACTCGTTGAGCAGGAAGTTCATTTACCTATTACAGTGTCAAAGTTTGACCAGGTAAAGGAAATTAATCCGGCAGAGCTCGATTTACCAACAAAGTTGGTACAATTCAGTGTCATTTCAAACATCCTTTTAGAGCAATTAGAACATGAGCCATCTACGCTAGAGTTTGTTCAACATTTAATTGCAAAGCACGCAATTGTGTTATATCCATTTGAATGGCTTCATTTTGACAGTGAAGATGTTGCAATAAGCTATATTGATTTTGTAAAGATGATGTTTGGTGAAGTGAAAGAAATGGATTACGAAATTGTAGAGTTTTTACAAAATTTAGAAAAAATTACAGATTTACAAGAGTAG
- a CDS encoding biotin transporter BioY — translation MQTVSNMRNFKTIDLIYSALFATLIMIGANITAFAPFLTIGGVPITLQTFFAILAGLVLGSKKGAIACTVYLFIGLAGAPVFSKFLGGPSAILYPTFGFIVTFILSAYVAGKIVEHYKTRTSYVIAALIATAINYILGTTWMYFAYKLWAAAPDGFNFAMAWLWMLPPMPKDIVLAIFAGFFAFRIQKILKFIPIITKTS, via the coding sequence ATGCAAACTGTTTCGAACATGCGTAACTTTAAAACAATCGATCTTATTTATAGTGCATTATTTGCAACACTTATAATGATAGGCGCAAATATTACTGCATTCGCTCCATTTTTAACAATTGGGGGCGTTCCGATTACATTACAAACATTTTTCGCTATTTTAGCAGGATTAGTGCTCGGAAGTAAGAAAGGTGCAATTGCTTGTACAGTATATTTATTTATCGGGCTAGCTGGAGCTCCTGTCTTTTCCAAATTTTTAGGCGGTCCTTCTGCAATCCTATACCCTACATTCGGGTTTATCGTAACATTTATACTTAGTGCTTACGTTGCAGGGAAAATTGTGGAGCACTATAAAACAAGAACATCCTATGTCATTGCTGCATTAATCGCAACAGCTATTAATTATATTTTAGGTACAACTTGGATGTACTTCGCATACAAATTATGGGCTGCTGCTCCAGATGGCTTTAATTTTGCAATGGCTTGGTTATGGATGCTCCCTCCAATGCCAAAAGATATTGTATTAGCAATTTTTGCTGGGTTTTTCGCATTTCGTATTCAAAAAATTTTAAAGTTCATTCCAATCATTACTAAAACTTCATAG
- a CDS encoding saccharopine dehydrogenase family protein translates to MGKALIIGAGGVASVVVHKCVQNSEVFEEIMIASRTKSKCDALKEKLDGGKTIIHTAQVDADNTEELIDLINGFKPDVVINVALPYQDLTIMDACLATKTHYVDTANYEPLDTAKFEYKWQWAYKERFEEAGITALLGSGFDPGVTGVFTAHAQKHHFDEIHYIDIVDANGGDHGLPFATNFNPEINIREITANGRFWKEGEWVETEPLEYKMVYNLPEIGEKDCYLLYHEELESLAKNIKGLKQIRFWMTFGQKYLTHLNVLENVGMTSIEPIEFQGQMIQPIQFLKAVLPDPATLGPLTKGKTNIGCIVRGIKDGKEKTYYVYNVCDHQECYREVGSQAISYTTGVPAMIGAMLVMNGEWQKPGVWNVEDFNPDPFMDALNKWGLPWQETDTPDLVDLEFTSKNKVDA, encoded by the coding sequence TTGGGTAAAGCATTGATTATTGGTGCTGGCGGAGTAGCTAGCGTAGTGGTACATAAATGTGTACAAAACTCAGAAGTATTCGAGGAGATTATGATCGCAAGTCGAACAAAATCTAAGTGTGATGCTTTAAAGGAAAAATTAGATGGTGGTAAAACGATTATTCACACAGCACAGGTGGATGCGGATAACACTGAGGAACTAATTGACCTAATCAATGGATTTAAACCAGATGTGGTAATTAACGTAGCTTTACCATATCAAGACTTAACAATTATGGATGCATGTTTAGCAACGAAGACTCACTATGTAGATACTGCAAACTACGAGCCTTTAGATACGGCTAAATTCGAATATAAATGGCAATGGGCTTATAAAGAGCGTTTTGAAGAAGCAGGAATTACTGCACTTCTAGGTTCTGGTTTCGACCCAGGTGTAACAGGCGTATTCACAGCGCATGCGCAAAAGCATCACTTCGATGAAATTCATTACATCGATATCGTAGATGCAAACGGTGGAGACCACGGACTTCCATTCGCAACAAACTTCAACCCTGAGATAAACATTCGTGAAATTACGGCGAACGGACGTTTCTGGAAAGAAGGCGAATGGGTAGAAACGGAGCCTTTAGAATACAAAATGGTATACAATTTACCAGAAATCGGTGAAAAAGATTGCTACCTTCTTTACCATGAGGAATTAGAATCTTTAGCGAAAAACATTAAAGGATTAAAACAAATCCGCTTCTGGATGACATTTGGTCAAAAATATTTAACACATTTAAATGTTCTAGAAAATGTTGGCATGACTTCAATTGAGCCAATCGAATTCCAAGGCCAAATGATTCAACCAATTCAATTCTTAAAAGCTGTTTTACCTGACCCGGCAACATTAGGTCCACTTACAAAGGGTAAAACGAATATCGGCTGTATTGTACGTGGTATTAAAGATGGAAAAGAAAAAACTTACTATGTTTACAATGTATGTGACCACCAAGAGTGCTACCGAGAAGTTGGTTCACAAGCGATTTCATACACAACAGGCGTACCTGCTATGATTGGTGCAATGCTTGTAATGAATGGCGAATGGCAAAAACCAGGTGTTTGGAACGTGGAAGACTTCAATCCAGATCCATTCATGGACGCATTAAACAAATGGGGCTTACCATGGCAAGAAACAGATACACCAGATCTAGTAGATTTAGAATTTACTTCTAAAAACAAGGTAGATGCATAA
- the nspC gene encoding carboxynorspermidine decarboxylase encodes MNAALKKETGIDWQQAPSPAFVVDERLLERNFELLKSVQDRTGCDILLALKGFSMWSTFPMARNYLAGITSSSLFEARLGFEEFGKEVHAYAPAYAEHEIDEYLTYVDHIVFNSFDQLSKYKEKVQNHEKNISIGLRVNPGYSEVETPLYDPCYINSRLGIPVDSFRPNELDGVEGIHFHAMCEQGADVLERILVHFEEKYGEYLHQMKWINFGGGHHITKPGYDVELLIRLIKRIQETYDVKVILEPGEAIALNTGYLVATVLDIVQNGMELAIVDSSATCHMPDTLEMPYRAHIIGSGQANEKQYTYRLGGMTCLAGDIIGDYSFDEPLKPGDKLVFTDMAHYTMVKTHMFNGVNLPSICSYNDQDGLKVIRSFHYEDYKGRLS; translated from the coding sequence ATGAATGCCGCTCTAAAAAAAGAGACAGGCATTGATTGGCAGCAAGCACCTTCACCTGCTTTTGTCGTTGATGAACGTTTACTAGAGCGTAACTTTGAGTTATTAAAATCCGTACAGGACCGTACAGGTTGTGACATTTTATTAGCTCTAAAGGGCTTTTCAATGTGGTCGACATTCCCAATGGCACGAAATTATTTAGCTGGCATTACATCTTCCTCTTTATTCGAAGCACGTCTTGGCTTTGAAGAATTCGGAAAAGAAGTTCATGCCTATGCTCCAGCTTATGCGGAGCATGAAATCGATGAATATTTAACGTATGTAGATCATATCGTTTTCAATTCATTCGATCAGTTAAGTAAATATAAAGAAAAGGTGCAAAACCACGAAAAGAATATTTCAATTGGCTTACGTGTGAACCCAGGCTATTCAGAAGTGGAAACACCACTTTACGATCCATGCTATATTAATTCACGCTTAGGTATTCCAGTAGATTCTTTCAGACCAAATGAACTTGATGGCGTAGAGGGGATTCACTTCCACGCGATGTGCGAGCAGGGTGCAGATGTACTAGAACGCATTTTAGTGCATTTTGAGGAAAAATACGGCGAGTACTTACACCAAATGAAATGGATAAATTTCGGTGGTGGTCACCATATTACGAAGCCTGGCTATGACGTGGAGCTTTTAATCCGCTTAATTAAGCGTATTCAAGAGACGTATGATGTAAAGGTGATATTAGAGCCTGGTGAAGCCATTGCACTTAACACGGGTTACTTAGTAGCTACTGTGTTAGATATCGTACAAAATGGCATGGAGCTAGCAATTGTTGATTCATCTGCCACTTGCCACATGCCGGATACACTTGAAATGCCTTATCGTGCACATATTATCGGCTCTGGTCAAGCAAATGAAAAACAATATACGTATCGTTTAGGCGGAATGACTTGTTTAGCGGGCGACATCATTGGCGATTATTCATTCGATGAGCCATTAAAACCAGGTGATAAGCTTGTCTTTACAGATATGGCCCACTATACAATGGTAAAAACACATATGTTCAACGGTGTAAATTTGCCGAGTATATGCTCATACAATGATCAAGATGGTTTGAAAGTCATTCGTTCATTCCATTATGAGGATTATAAAGGGCGCTTGTCTTAA
- the tatA gene encoding twin-arginine translocase TatA/TatE family subunit, translated as MPSIGVPGLIIILVIALILFGPAKLPQLGKAIGETLREFKSSTRELVEDSDIKKNDEEKNEVK; from the coding sequence ATGCCAAGTATTGGTGTACCTGGATTAATCATTATTTTAGTCATTGCATTAATTTTATTTGGTCCAGCTAAACTTCCTCAATTAGGGAAAGCAATTGGTGAAACGTTACGCGAGTTCAAATCATCAACACGTGAATTAGTAGAGGACAGTGACATTAAGAAAAATGATGAAGAAAAGAATGAAGTAAAATAA
- a CDS encoding Nif3-like dinuclear metal center hexameric protein translates to MNVSQIVDKINELFNVTNKEIYTSESGITYDAKRRVKKIGYCVNLTLETIEEANILGVDMMVTHHDAWDEIYGLKEACIKKLEEYSISHYYNHLSLDDCNFGTNDSLLKKLNLRNVKSTHEWEGLYFGRIAEYDEEINFNALVTKIENLLEEPVRYWQFNDKKVRRVGLVCGNGGSTTCLKEAVENNCDVYITGECNLYTIQYAKFKGINLIIGSHTFTEFFGIQSLAWKLIENQKELEAVKVNEEHYEANLK, encoded by the coding sequence ATGAATGTTTCACAAATAGTAGATAAAATTAATGAGCTTTTTAATGTAACAAATAAAGAAATTTATACGAGTGAATCGGGCATTACATACGATGCAAAAAGAAGAGTTAAAAAAATTGGATATTGTGTAAACCTAACGCTTGAAACGATAGAGGAGGCAAATATTTTGGGTGTTGATATGATGGTGACACATCATGATGCATGGGATGAAATATATGGGTTAAAAGAGGCATGCATAAAAAAACTAGAAGAGTATAGTATAAGTCACTACTATAATCACTTGTCACTTGATGACTGTAACTTTGGAACAAATGATAGTTTATTAAAAAAATTGAACTTAAGAAATGTGAAAAGTACACATGAATGGGAAGGTTTATATTTTGGTAGAATCGCAGAATATGATGAAGAAATCAATTTTAATGCGTTAGTAACTAAGATTGAAAATTTACTTGAAGAACCAGTTAGATATTGGCAGTTTAATGACAAAAAGGTGAGGCGAGTAGGCTTAGTCTGTGGCAATGGAGGGTCAACAACTTGCCTTAAGGAAGCAGTTGAAAATAATTGCGATGTATACATTACAGGTGAATGTAATTTATATACGATTCAATACGCTAAGTTTAAGGGGATAAATCTGATTATTGGCAGTCATACTTTTACAGAATTCTTTGGAATTCAAAGTTTAGCATGGAAATTGATTGAGAATCAAAAAGAACTTGAAGCAGTGAAAGTTAACGAAGAGCATTATGAAGCGAATCTAAAATAA
- a CDS encoding protein adenylyltransferase SelO, producing the protein MTQQSQNFGFHFENSYRTLPETFYAQVPLNHVSDPSIIIFNRTLANELQLHADKLSKYGAAMLAGDEMPQDAAQIAQAYAGHQFGHFNMLGDGRALLVGEHVMTDGKRVDIQLKGTGRTPFSRGGDGRAALGPMLREFIISEAMFSLGIPTTRSLAVVSTGEPIYREKVLEGAVLTRIASSHIRVGTFQYAANFCDKEELKALADYTMKRHFPEILHAEQPYIAMLEKVIEQQAALIAKWQSVGFIHGVMNTDNMTISGETIDYGPCAFMDTFKPKTVFSSIDTQGRYAYGNQPAIAGWNLSRFAESLLPIIDEDVDQAIALAQATLEQFPSLYETYYFSEMRNKLGLLTTEEMDEECILQLLQIMEQFEVDYTNTFRALADNVRSKTPFFESEAFKVWEKKWLLRIEQQETSLEEVMHVMQSVNPVVIPRNHLVEEAINAFVEGDSTPYLTLLHLLTNPYQIDEEHEHFTQPPNDDIPPFVSYCGT; encoded by the coding sequence ATGACGCAACAAAGTCAAAATTTTGGTTTTCATTTTGAAAATAGCTATAGGACATTACCAGAAACGTTTTATGCACAGGTCCCATTAAATCATGTAAGCGATCCGTCGATTATTATTTTTAATCGAACACTTGCAAATGAATTACAGTTACATGCAGATAAACTTTCGAAATATGGGGCAGCTATGTTAGCGGGGGATGAGATGCCACAAGACGCTGCGCAAATCGCACAAGCCTATGCCGGGCACCAATTTGGTCATTTTAATATGCTTGGAGATGGGCGTGCACTGTTAGTTGGTGAACATGTTATGACGGATGGGAAACGTGTCGATATCCAGTTGAAAGGTACTGGACGTACACCTTTTTCCCGTGGAGGCGATGGACGTGCGGCACTTGGTCCTATGTTACGAGAATTTATTATAAGTGAAGCGATGTTTAGTTTAGGCATTCCAACAACACGTAGTTTGGCTGTAGTATCTACCGGTGAGCCTATCTATCGAGAAAAAGTGCTAGAAGGTGCGGTACTGACGCGTATTGCTTCTAGCCATATCCGTGTTGGGACTTTCCAATATGCTGCTAATTTTTGCGATAAAGAGGAATTAAAGGCGCTAGCGGATTATACGATGAAACGTCATTTTCCAGAAATCCTACATGCTGAGCAGCCATATATCGCAATGCTAGAAAAAGTGATAGAACAACAAGCCGCATTAATTGCAAAATGGCAAAGTGTAGGATTTATTCATGGGGTTATGAATACAGATAATATGACCATTAGTGGTGAGACAATCGACTATGGTCCATGTGCATTTATGGATACATTTAAACCAAAGACTGTATTTAGTTCAATTGATACGCAAGGACGTTACGCATATGGCAATCAGCCAGCAATTGCCGGGTGGAATTTATCCCGTTTTGCTGAAAGCTTATTGCCAATCATTGATGAAGATGTGGATCAAGCGATAGCATTAGCGCAAGCTACCTTGGAGCAATTCCCTTCACTTTATGAGACGTATTACTTTAGTGAAATGCGAAATAAATTAGGCTTGCTGACGACCGAGGAAATGGATGAGGAATGCATTTTACAGCTTCTACAAATAATGGAGCAATTCGAAGTAGATTATACGAATACATTTCGTGCATTAGCGGATAACGTTCGCTCCAAAACACCCTTTTTCGAATCCGAAGCATTTAAAGTATGGGAGAAAAAATGGCTCTTGCGAATCGAACAACAAGAAACGTCGCTTGAAGAAGTAATGCATGTAATGCAGTCAGTCAATCCGGTTGTTATTCCAAGAAATCATCTTGTAGAAGAAGCAATCAATGCTTTTGTAGAAGGGGATTCAACACCATATTTAACATTACTTCATCTTTTGACGAATCCCTATCAAATCGATGAAGAACACGAACATTTTACACAGCCACCAAATGATGACATTCCACCATTTGTTAGTTATTGTGGAACATAA